ctAGTAGATTTTGACACACTAGAatgaatgtttctgactcatatcgatgccacaatAGGTCGTTTAAAACCACCAGAGAAGATGGTTCTATGGGGCAGCCGACCATTAAATAATTTAACATTTCTTCTCCAGtaatttgaaaaataaaaattgtaaacTATTTCAGAAAAGTGGGGGTGAATTTATAATTGGGACCGTCTAGAAGTGTGTTCCTCCTTACTTTGATCATGGCGTCAGCTGCAAcaccttcttcctcctcctcttcctcaggctGTTCCTCTTGCCCCTCTCCTCCCAGTTCTGCCTCCACTCCCCCGCCACGACGGCCCTTCTTGATTGGTTGGAGGGAGTAGGGTGTCAGGTGGGACTCCCGGTTATAGGCCCTCGTGAACGCTGACTTCACCTATTATTACAATCACAGATTAGAATAACACCATTATTACAATCACAGATTAGATTAACACCATTATTACAATCAGAATAACACCATGATTACAATCACAGATTAGATTAACACCATTATTACAATCACAGATTAGAGTAACACCATTATTACAATCAGATTAACACCATTATTACAATCACAGATTAGATTAACACCATTATTACAATCACAGATTAGAATAACACCATTATTACAATCACAGATTAGAGTAACGCCATTATTACAATCACAGATGAGATTAACACCATTATTACAATCACAGATTAGATTAACACCATTATTACAATCAGATTAACACCATTATTACAATCAGATTAACACCATGATTACAATCACAGATTAGATTAACACCATGATTACAATCACAGATTAGAATAACACCATTATTACAATCACAGATGAGATTAACACCATTATTACAATCAGATTAACACCATTATTACAATCACAGATGAGATTAACACCATTATTACAATCACAGATGAGATTAACACCATTATTACAATCACAGATTAGATTAACACCATTATTACAATCACAGATTAGATTAACACCATTATTACAATCACAGATTAGATTGACACCATTATTACAATCACAGATGAGATTAACACCATGATTACAATCACAGATGAGATTAACACCATTATTACAATCACAGATTAGATTAACACCATTATTACAATCAGATTAACACCATTATTACAATCAGATTAACACCATTATTACAATCACAGATTAGAGTAACACCATTATTACAATCAGATTAACACCATTATTACAATCACAGATTAGATTAACACCATTATTACAATCACAGATTAGAATAACACCATTATTACAATCACAGATGAGATTAACACCATTATTACAATCAGATTAACACCATTATTACAATCACAGATTAGATTAACACCATTATTACAATCACAGATTAGATTGACACCATTATTACAATCAGATTAACACCATTATTACAATCACAGATGAGATTAACACCATTATTACAATCACAGATGAGATTAACACCATGATTACAATCACAGATGAGATTAACACCATTATTACAATCACAGATTATATTAACACCATTATTACAATCAGATTAACACCATTATTACAATCACAGATTAGATTAACACCATTATTACAATCACAGATTAGAATAACACCATTATTACAATCACATATGAGATTAACACCATTATTACAATCAGATTAACACCATTATTACAATCACAGATGAGATTAACACCATTATTACAATCACAGATTAGATTAACACCATTATTACAATCAGATTAACACCATCATTACAATCACAGATTAGATTAACACCATTATTACAATCACAGATTAGAATAACACCATTATTACAATCACATATGAGATTAACACCATTATTACAATCACAGATTAGATTAACACCATTATTACAATCAGATTAACACCATTATTACAATCACATATGAGATTAACACCATTATTACAATCAGATTAACACCATTATTACAATCACAGATGAGATTAACACCATTATTACAATCACAGATTAGAGTAACACCATTATTACAATCACAGATTAGATTAACACCATTATTACAATCACAGATTAGAATAACACCATTATTACAATCACAGATTAGAATAACACCATGATTACAATCACAGATTAGAATAACACCATTATTACAATCACAGATTAGATTAACACCATCATTAACATCCCAGGGGTCACGCTCCCACCCCTCCCCCTGTTCCCTCTGACCTTGGGGTCTAGTTTAGCGTAGGGGTCAGGCTGGCCCCCCCAGAGGCTGATCTCCATGAGGCTGTCCACATCCTCTCGGACCAGGTGATAGTCATCTAACAGCTGGACGGCCTGACCGGCCCCCTCCGCCCCCTGCCTCTGAAGAGGACACAACAGGGCCATGCGGAGGTACGGGAGGTAGTCCAGGCTCACCGCCTGTCTGCTACTTAAtgtcctggaggagagaggagggggagaggagggggagggagggagagaggaggagagagagaaggaggatggaggagaggggagagagaggaggggagagagggagggggagagagagagggaggaggggagagagaggaggaggagagaaagggaggaggggagagaaaggaggagagagagggaggaggggagagagaggagggcagagatagaaggggagggaggggggggggggaggatgaaggggagggagagattggaggagaggggtaagatatgggggagaggagaaaaggaggaaATTTGTTAAATAGAAAACTTGTTGCAAAACATTAAACTACGGTGTgctactaatgaatacaccccagatcGGACTACGTGACCGGTATCAGTTACATGAAAACAATAATGTGATTGTGGCTCGTCAGATGAATATAATAATTCCATTTTAAACGTTTCCTTTtgcaagaagaagaaggattccCCCTCTAATAATCCTGTTGACATAAAACACGTCTGAAATCAGACTGCATGATGGGACTTCTGATAAAGTCCCCCACAGCGACCATGTTGTTTCTCAGAATACTTTTTGGGGGGATTCTGAGTACGAGACATCTAAAGTTTGTAACGTGAAAACTATTTATAAATAAGAAACTGACTTCAGCTCAACGCCGTAACAAGATGGAGTCTCGTTAAACTGATGAGGTAAATTACACCTCGCTGGAACGCCGATTAAACTGTTTTTACCATGTCCTGATACCTTTTAAAAGATGTCTCAGGAAACCAGGTGTTTTAAATCAACGTATGCTAATTTAGGATTTTGATCGTCACGCCGATTAAAGATAAAATCACAGTAATGTGTTTACATGACGACTGCcgtaatcagtttaatatctaattattactgtgcatgtaaacatagtgtgtgtgtgtgtgtgggcgtgtccTTACTTGAGGCTCATGTGAGAGGCCAGCTCCTGAATGATCCGAGAGTGTTTATTGGAGGAGGAAAACTTTCCCAGCCAGGAGGGAAACGAGGGGAAGCAGTTCATATAGCCACGCATCAACTCTCCTGGTAACACACTGGAATAGAtcgcctgacacacacacacacacacacacacacacacacacacacacacacagtttaaacCACAAACAGACACTTACGTTCAACACAAACCGTCTCAAACCGTTAGCCAACGttaaaacacaaaacaaatggaaaatagcTGACTAACATTTGATCTTCCCTGTTAAACGCACCTCAGATGCATgtgctacctgtgtgtgtgtgtgtgtgtgctacctgtgtgtgtgttacctgtctgtgtgtgtgtgtgtgtgtgtgtgttacctgtctgtgtgtgtgtgtgtgtgtgtgttacctgtgtgtgtgtgtgtgtgttacctgtgtgtgtgtgtgtgtgtgtgtgtgtgtgtgtgtgtgtgttacctgtctgtgtgtgtgtgtgtgtgtgtgtgtgtgttacctgtgtgtgtgtgtgtgtgtgttacctgtctgtgtgtgtgtgtgtgtgtgtgtgtgtgtgtgtgctacctgtgtgtgtgttacctgtgtgggcAGTAGAGACCAGGCCTGTTTGGAACGTATCTGTCTGTCCACCAGGTCTCCATCACAGATAGAATCAGCTGTCTTACTGAGGAGGACCAGGTGGGACTTCAGAtcaccactgagacagagagacagagagagagagacagagagacagagagagacagagggagagacagagggagagacagagggagagacagagggagagacagagggagagagagagacagagagagagagagagagagagagagagagacagagagagacagagagagacagagagagacagagagagacagagagagacagagagagacagagggagagacagagggagagacagagggagagacagagggagagacagagggagagacagagggagagacagagggagagacagagggagagacagagggagagacagagggagagagagagacagagagagagagagagtcagagagagagatagagagagtcagagagagagagagagagagagagagagagagagagacagagagagagagagagagagagagagagagacagagagagagagagacagagagagagtcagagagagagagagagagagagagatagagagagtcagagagagagatagagagagagagagagagagagagagagagagagagacagagagagagagagagagagagagagagagagagagagagagagagagagagagagagagagagagagacacagagacagagagagagagaaagaacagtgaGTGTGTGTCCATCATAGACATAATTAACAGTCTTACTGAGGAGGACCAGGTGAGactacagacacagagagacacactgacccaaaattaacaacagactcagtgagcatagccttgctattgagaaaggccgccgtaggcagacctggctctcaagagaagacaggctatgtgctcactgcccacaaaatgaggtggaaactgagctgcacttcctaaactcctgcccaatgtatgaccatattagagacacatatttccctcagatcacacagatcgacaaagaattagaaaacaaatccaacattaataaactaccatatctataacgaacaaaaacaaatccaacattaataaactaccatatctataacgaacaaaaacaaatccaacattaataaactaccatatctataacgaacaaaaacaaacgcaacattaataaactaccatatctataacgaacaaaaacaaacgcaacattaataaactaccatatctataacgaacaaaaacaaatccaacattaataaactaccatatctataacgaacaaaaacaaatccaacattaataaactaccatatctataacgaacaaaaacaaatccaacattaataaactaccatatctataacgaacaaaaacaaatccaacattaataaactaccatatctataacgaacaaaaacaaatccaacattaataaactaccatatctataacgaacaaaaacaaatccaacattaataaactaccatatctataacgaacaaaaacaaatccaacattaataaactaccatatctataacgaacaaaaacaaatccaacattaataaactaccatatctataacgaacaaaaacaaacgcaacattaataaactaccatatctataacgaacaaaaacaaacCCAACATTAATAAACTAACATATctataacgaacaaaaacaaatccaacattaataaactaccatatctataacgaacaaaaacaaatccaacattaataaactaccatatctataacgaacaaaaacaaatccaacattaataaactaccatatctataacgaaaaaaaacaaatccaacattaataaactaccatatctataacgaacaaaaacaaatccaacattaataaactaccatatctataacgaacaaaaacaaatccaacattaataaactaccatatctataacgaacaaaaacaaatccaacattaataaactaccatatctataacgaacaaaaacaaatccaacattaataaactaccatatctataacgaacaaaaacaaacgcaacattaataaactaccatatctataacgaacaaaaacaaacccaacattaataaactaccatatctataacgaacaaaaacaaacccaacattaataaactaccatatctataacgaacaaaaacaaatccaacattaataaactaccatatctataacgaacaaaaacaaatccaacattaataaactaccatatctataacgaacaaaaacaaatccaacattaataaactaccattactataacgaacaaaaacaaatccaacattaataaactaccatatctataacgaacaaaaacaaatccaacattaataaactaccatatctataacgaacaaaaacaaatccaacattaataaactaccatatctataacgaacaaaaacaaatccaacattaataaactaccatatctataacgaacaaaaacaaatccaacattaataaactaccatatctataacgaacaaaaacaaatccaacattaataaactaccatatctataacgaacaaaaacaaatccaacattaataaactaccatatctataacgaacaaaaacaaatccaacattaataaactaccatatctataacgaacaaaaacaaatccaacattaataaactaccatatctataacgaacaaaaaacaaatccaacattaataaactaccatatctataacgaacaaaaaaaaaatccaacattaataaactaccatatctataacgaacaaaaacaaatccaacattaataaactaccatatctataacgaacaaaaacaaatccaacattaataaactaccatatctataacgaacaaaaacaaatccaacattaataaactaccatatctataacgaacaaaaacaaatccaacattaataaactaccatatctataacgaacaaaaacaaatccaacattaataaactaccatatctataacgaacaaaaacaaatccaacattaataaactaccatatctataacgaacaaaaacaaatccaacattaataaactaccatatctataacgaacaaaaacaaatccaacattaataaacaaccatatctataacgaacaaaaacaaacgcaacattaataaactaccatatctataacgaacaaaaacaaatccaacattaataaactaccatatctataacgaacaaaaacaaatccaacattaataaactaccatatctataacgaacaaaaacaaatccaacattaataaactaccatatctataacgaacaaaaacaaatccaacattaataaactaccatatctataacgaacaaaaacaaatccaacattaataaactaccatatctataacgaacaaaaacaaatccaacattaataaactaccatatctataacgaacaaaaacaaatccaacattaataaactaccatatctataacgaacaaaaacaaatccaacattaataaactaccatatctataacgaacaaaaacaaatccaacattaataaactaccatatctataacgaacaaaaacaaatccaacattaataaactaacatatctataacgaacaaaaacaaatccaacattaataaactaacatatctataacgaacaaaaacaaatccaacattaataaactcccatatctataacgaacaaaaacaaatccaacattaataaactaccatatctataacgaacaaaaacaaatccaacattaataaactaccatatctataacgaacaaaaacaaatccaacattaataaactaccatatctataacgaacaaaaacaaatccaacattaataaactaccatatctataacgaacaaaaacaaatccaacattaataaactaccatatctataacgaacaaaaacaaatccaacattaataaactaccatatctataacgaacaaaaacaaatccaacattaataaactaccatatctataacgaacaaaaacaaatccaacattaataaactaccatatctataacgaacaaaaacaaatccaacattaataaactaccatatctataacgaacaaaaacaaatccaacattaataaactaccatatctataacgaacaaaaacaaatccaacattaataaactaccatatctataacgaacaaaaacaaatccaacattaataaactaccatatctataacgaacaaaaacaaatcaacattaataaactaccatatctataacgaacaaaaacaaatccaacattaataaactaccatatctataacgaacaaaaacaaatccaacattaataaactaccatatctataacgaacaaaaacaaatccaacattaataaactaccatatctataacgaacaaaaacaaatccaacattaataaactcccatatctataacgaacaaaaacaaatccaacattaataaactcccatatctataatgaacaaaaacaaatccaacattaataaactcccatatctataatgaacaaaaacaaatccaacattaataaactaccatatctataacgaacaaaaacaaatccaacattaataaactaccatatctataacgaacaaaaacaaatccaacattaataaactcccatatctataacgaacaaaaacaaatccaacattaataaactaccatatctataacgaacaaaaacaaatccaacattaataaactaccatatctataacgaacaaaaacaaatccaacattaataaactaccatatctataacgaacaaaaacaaatccaacattaataaactaccatatctataacgaacaaaaacaaatccaacattaataaactacc
This region of Salvelinus fontinalis isolate EN_2023a unplaced genomic scaffold, ASM2944872v1 scaffold_1738, whole genome shotgun sequence genomic DNA includes:
- the LOC129849847 gene encoding replication factor C subunit 1-like gives rise to the protein MRGYMNCFPSFPSWLGKFSSSNKHSRIIQELASHMSLKTLSSRQAVSLDYLPYLRMALLCPLQRQGAEGAGQAVQLLDDYHLVREDVDSLMEISLWGGQPDPYAKLDPKVKSAFTRAYNRESHLTPYSLQPIKKGRRGGGVEAELGGEGQEEQPEEEEEEEGVAADAMIKKKAKPSKEPKKDKTTAGDSGKGKGKGKGKARK